Proteins co-encoded in one Labeo rohita strain BAU-BD-2019 unplaced genomic scaffold, IGBB_LRoh.1.0 scaffold_142, whole genome shotgun sequence genomic window:
- the LOC127158251 gene encoding NLR family CARD domain-containing protein 3 isoform X1, with the protein MSSPSSESSCASLKSDQSLINHPLEFNDTVTSDTSVSRRSESPKPSCVSVKSNTSMDHPFQFSEERVTSEPLKQIYEPVNLLPSFTSNYQTRIKKEGTKALLQTHTLETENLQRVKNQHKTSMKKKFERLLEGIKLQKNETLLNRIYTQLYIIEEESEGVNEEHEVLQMEKTNRTKHSQDTPIYCNDIFKSSPEPGCEEKDQIKTVLTKGIAGIGKTVSVQKFILDWAEGKDNQDVDFMFVLPFRELNLIRDHQYSLHRLLLDFHPELQDLDSKIYEECKVVFIFDGLDESRITLMFSDDQKVCDVTETSSVGVLMSNLMKGELLPSALIWITSRPAAANQIPSKYINRLTEIQGFNESQKEEYFRKRISDQHQASRIISHIRRAKSLHIMCHIPVFCWISSTVLQKLLKEDLSAEIPQTLTEMYIHFLLIQINMRNQKYEERDPEKLLQSNREVIVKLAEVAFKQLMKGNVMFYEEDLIESGIDVTDASVYSGICTEIFKEESVIHQRKVYSFIHLSVQEFLAAFYVFYYHVSSTTEASLDSVHYLCKRAVDKALESENGHLDLFLRFLLGVSLESNQRLLQDLLTHTENSSESIRRTTQYIKEKIKDGHGLSTERSINLFLCLLEVKDQTLSREIQEFVKSDKHSEKKLSPAHCSTIAYMLQMSEEVLDELDLKKYNTSDEGRRRLIPAVINCRKALLAGCNLTAQDCEIVASAIQSSNSVLRELDLSNNDLQDSGVKIFSYGLKSLNCQLEILRLSGCMVTEEGCGYLSSALSSNPSHLRELDLSYNHPGQSGVQLLKHKLEDPNYKLQILNLEHGGHLQVRPGLRKYACDLTLDPNTAHTQLILSKGNKTAKCENDHQPYPDHADRFKPYEQVLCRESLTGRCYWEVEWSGSGHIAVTYKGINRKEGSDCRFGRNEKSWSLFFCDKMYTFWHNNETKDILAPLPSSKKTGVYVDVSAGTLSFYSVSDKHTLTHLHTFNNTFTEPLYAGFTVYPNSSVSLS; encoded by the exons ATGAGTTCTCCATCTTCTGAATCAAGCTGTGCATCATTGAAGAGTGATCAATCATTGATTAATCATCCACTTGAATTCAATGATACAGTGACCTCTGACACCAG TGTCAGCAGGAGATCAGAGTCTCCAAAACCCAGTTGTGTGTCTGTTAAGAGTAACACATCAATGGATCACCCATTTCAATTCAGTGAGGAACGGGTGACCTCTGAACCTCT AAAGCAGATATATGAGCCAGTCAATTTATTGCCGTCCTTTACATCCAACTATCAGACTCGCATTAAAAAGGAAGGAACTAAAGCGCtcctgcagacacacacactggaGACTGAAAACCTACAAAGAGTCAAAAACCAGCACAAAACCAGCATGAAAAAGAAGTTTGAGAGATTACTTGAGGGAATCAAACTCCAAAAGAATGAGACCCTCCTGAACAGGATCTACACACAGCTCTACATCATAGAGGAAGAGagtgaaggagtgaatgaagaacatgaggttttacagatggagaaaacaaacagaacaaaacactcacaagacactccaatctactgcaatgacatctttaaatCCTCACCTGAACCAGGATGTGAGGAGAAAGACCAAATCAAGACTGTTCTTACTAAAGGCATCGCTGGAATCGGAAAAaccgtctctgtgcagaagttcattctggACTGGGCCGAGGGAAAAGACAATCAGGAtgtagatttcatgtttgtgcttccATTTCGAGAGCTGAACTTGATCCGAGATCATCAGTACAGTCTTCACAGACTTCTGCTGGACTTTCATCCTGAACTTCAAGATCTGGACTCAAAGATTTATGAGGAGtgtaaagttgtgttcatctttgatggtctggatgaaagcagaatcacactgatgttttcagatgatcagaaagtttgtgatgtgactgagacttcatcagtgggtgtgttgatgtcaaacctcatgaaaggagagctgcttccctctgctctcatctggatcacctccagaccagcagcagccaatcagatcccctccaaatacatcaaccgtctgacagaaattcagggattcaatgagtctcagaaggaggaatatttcaggaagagaatcagtgaccagcatcaagccagcagaatcatctcacacatcagaagagcaaaaagcctccacatcatgtgccacatccccgtcttctgctggatctcatccACTGTGCTTCAGAAGCTCCTGAAAGAAGATCTGAGTGCAGAAATCCctcaaactctgactgaaatgtacatccacttcctgctgattcagatcaacatgaggaatcagaagtatgaagagagagatccagagaaactcctgcagtccaacagagaagtgattgtgaaacttgctgaagtggctttcaaacagctgatgaagggcaaTGTGATGTTCTATGAGGAGGACCTGATTGAGAGCGGCATAGATGTCACTGACgcctcagtgtattctgggatttgcactgagatcttTAAGGAGGAATCTGTGATTCATCAGAGGAAAGTCTACAGCTTCATCCATCTGAGTGTTCAGGAGTTTCTTGCtgctttttatgtgttttactaCCACGTAAGCAGCACAACAGAAGCATCTTTAGATTCAGTGCATTATTTATGTAAAAGAGCAGTAGATAAAGCCCTTGAGAGTGAGAATGGACATCTGGATCTGTTCCTGCGGTTCCTGCTGGGCGTctcactggagtccaatcagagactcttacaggatctactgacacacacagagaacagcTCAGAGAGCATCAGGAGAACCACACAGTACATTAAAGAGAAGATCAAAGATGGACATGGACTCTCCACTGAaagatccatcaatctgttcctCTGTCTGCTGGAAGTGAAAGATCAGACTCTGTCCAGAGAGATTCAGGAGTTTGTGAAATCAGACAAACACTCAGAGAAGAAACTCTCTCCTGCTCACTGCTCAACAATAGCCTACATGCTTCAGATGTCTGAGGAGGTGCTGGATGAGCTGGACCTCAAGAAATACAACACATCAGATGAGGGGAGAAGAAGACTGATACCAGCTGTGATCAACTGCAGAAAAGCTCT tCTTGCTggctgtaatctcactgctcaggATTGTGAAATAGTGGCATCAGCTATTCAGtcctcaaactctgtcctgagagagctggatctgagtaacaatgacctgcaggattcaggagtgaaaATATTCTCTTATGGACTGAAGAGTCtaaactgtcagctggagatacTGCG gttgtctggctgtatggtgacagaggaaggctgtggttatttgtcttcagctctgagttcaaacccctcacacctgagagagctggatctgagctacaatcacccaggacaaTCAGGAGTCCAGCTGCTCAAACACAAACTGGAGGATCCAAACTATAAACTGCAGATACTCAA TTTGGAACATGGAGGACATTTACAGGTCAGACCAGGACTGAGAAAAT atGCTTgtgatctcacactggatccaaacacagcacacaCTCAACTCATCCTGTCTAAGGGGAACAAAActgcaaaatgtgaaaatgatcaTCAGCCATATCCTGATCATGCAGACAGATTTAAGCCTTATGAGCAGGTTCTGTGTAGAGAGAGTCtgactggacgctgttactgggaggttgAATGGAGTGGCTCAGGTCATATAGCAGTGACATATAAGGGAATCAACCGGAAAGAAGGGAGTGACTGTCGATTTGGACGCAATGAAAAGTCCTGGAGTCTTTTCTTTTGTGATAAGATGTACACTTTTTGGCACaataatgagaccaaagacatTCTTGCCCCTTTACCCTCCTCTAAAAAAACaggagtgtatgtggacgtGTCGGCCGgcactctgtccttctacagcgtctctgacaaacacacactcacacacttacacacattcaACAACACATTCACTGAACCCCTCTATGCTGGATTTACAGTTTATCCTAATTCTTCAGTGTCTCTGAGTTAG
- the LOC127158251 gene encoding protein NLRC3 isoform X3: protein MSSPSSESSCASLKSDQSLINHPLEFNDTVTSDTSVSRRSESPKPSCVSVKSNTSMDHPFQFSEERVTSEPLKQIYEPVNLLPSFTSNYQTRIKKEGTKALLQTHTLETENLQRVKNQHKTSMKKKFERLLEGIKLQKNETLLNRIYTQLYIIEEESEGVNEEHEVLQMEKTNRTKHSQDTPIYCNDIFKSSPEPGCEEKDQIKTVLTKGIAGIGKTVSVQKFILDWAEGKDNQDVDFMFVLPFRELNLIRDHQYSLHRLLLDFHPELQDLDSKIYEECKVVFIFDGLDESRITLMFSDDQKVCDVTETSSVGVLMSNLMKGELLPSALIWITSRPAAANQIPSKYINRLTEIQGFNESQKEEYFRKRISDQHQASRIISHIRRAKSLHIMCHIPVFCWISSTVLQKLLKEDLSAEIPQTLTEMYIHFLLIQINMRNQKYEERDPEKLLQSNREVIVKLAEVAFKQLMKGNVMFYEEDLIESGIDVTDASVYSGICTEIFKEESVIHQRKVYSFIHLSVQEFLAAFYVFYYHVSSTTEASLDSVHYLCKRAVDKALESENGHLDLFLRFLLGVSLESNQRLLQDLLTHTENSSESIRRTTQYIKEKIKDGHGLSTERSINLFLCLLEVKDQTLSREIQEFVKSDKHSEKKLSPAHCSTIAYMLQMSEEVLDELDLKKYNTSDEGRRRLIPAVINCRKALLSGCMVTEEGCGYLSSALSSNPSHLRELDLSYNHPGQSGVQLLKHKLEDPNYKLQILNLEHGGHLQVRPGLRKYACDLTLDPNTAHTQLILSKGNKTAKCENDHQPYPDHADRFKPYEQVLCRESLTGRCYWEVEWSGSGHIAVTYKGINRKEGSDCRFGRNEKSWSLFFCDKMYTFWHNNETKDILAPLPSSKKTGVYVDVSAGTLSFYSVSDKHTLTHLHTFNNTFTEPLYAGFTVYPNSSVSLS from the exons ATGAGTTCTCCATCTTCTGAATCAAGCTGTGCATCATTGAAGAGTGATCAATCATTGATTAATCATCCACTTGAATTCAATGATACAGTGACCTCTGACACCAG TGTCAGCAGGAGATCAGAGTCTCCAAAACCCAGTTGTGTGTCTGTTAAGAGTAACACATCAATGGATCACCCATTTCAATTCAGTGAGGAACGGGTGACCTCTGAACCTCT AAAGCAGATATATGAGCCAGTCAATTTATTGCCGTCCTTTACATCCAACTATCAGACTCGCATTAAAAAGGAAGGAACTAAAGCGCtcctgcagacacacacactggaGACTGAAAACCTACAAAGAGTCAAAAACCAGCACAAAACCAGCATGAAAAAGAAGTTTGAGAGATTACTTGAGGGAATCAAACTCCAAAAGAATGAGACCCTCCTGAACAGGATCTACACACAGCTCTACATCATAGAGGAAGAGagtgaaggagtgaatgaagaacatgaggttttacagatggagaaaacaaacagaacaaaacactcacaagacactccaatctactgcaatgacatctttaaatCCTCACCTGAACCAGGATGTGAGGAGAAAGACCAAATCAAGACTGTTCTTACTAAAGGCATCGCTGGAATCGGAAAAaccgtctctgtgcagaagttcattctggACTGGGCCGAGGGAAAAGACAATCAGGAtgtagatttcatgtttgtgcttccATTTCGAGAGCTGAACTTGATCCGAGATCATCAGTACAGTCTTCACAGACTTCTGCTGGACTTTCATCCTGAACTTCAAGATCTGGACTCAAAGATTTATGAGGAGtgtaaagttgtgttcatctttgatggtctggatgaaagcagaatcacactgatgttttcagatgatcagaaagtttgtgatgtgactgagacttcatcagtgggtgtgttgatgtcaaacctcatgaaaggagagctgcttccctctgctctcatctggatcacctccagaccagcagcagccaatcagatcccctccaaatacatcaaccgtctgacagaaattcagggattcaatgagtctcagaaggaggaatatttcaggaagagaatcagtgaccagcatcaagccagcagaatcatctcacacatcagaagagcaaaaagcctccacatcatgtgccacatccccgtcttctgctggatctcatccACTGTGCTTCAGAAGCTCCTGAAAGAAGATCTGAGTGCAGAAATCCctcaaactctgactgaaatgtacatccacttcctgctgattcagatcaacatgaggaatcagaagtatgaagagagagatccagagaaactcctgcagtccaacagagaagtgattgtgaaacttgctgaagtggctttcaaacagctgatgaagggcaaTGTGATGTTCTATGAGGAGGACCTGATTGAGAGCGGCATAGATGTCACTGACgcctcagtgtattctgggatttgcactgagatcttTAAGGAGGAATCTGTGATTCATCAGAGGAAAGTCTACAGCTTCATCCATCTGAGTGTTCAGGAGTTTCTTGCtgctttttatgtgttttactaCCACGTAAGCAGCACAACAGAAGCATCTTTAGATTCAGTGCATTATTTATGTAAAAGAGCAGTAGATAAAGCCCTTGAGAGTGAGAATGGACATCTGGATCTGTTCCTGCGGTTCCTGCTGGGCGTctcactggagtccaatcagagactcttacaggatctactgacacacacagagaacagcTCAGAGAGCATCAGGAGAACCACACAGTACATTAAAGAGAAGATCAAAGATGGACATGGACTCTCCACTGAaagatccatcaatctgttcctCTGTCTGCTGGAAGTGAAAGATCAGACTCTGTCCAGAGAGATTCAGGAGTTTGTGAAATCAGACAAACACTCAGAGAAGAAACTCTCTCCTGCTCACTGCTCAACAATAGCCTACATGCTTCAGATGTCTGAGGAGGTGCTGGATGAGCTGGACCTCAAGAAATACAACACATCAGATGAGGGGAGAAGAAGACTGATACCAGCTGTGATCAACTGCAGAAAAGCTCT gttgtctggctgtatggtgacagaggaaggctgtggttatttgtcttcagctctgagttcaaacccctcacacctgagagagctggatctgagctacaatcacccaggacaaTCAGGAGTCCAGCTGCTCAAACACAAACTGGAGGATCCAAACTATAAACTGCAGATACTCAA TTTGGAACATGGAGGACATTTACAGGTCAGACCAGGACTGAGAAAAT atGCTTgtgatctcacactggatccaaacacagcacacaCTCAACTCATCCTGTCTAAGGGGAACAAAActgcaaaatgtgaaaatgatcaTCAGCCATATCCTGATCATGCAGACAGATTTAAGCCTTATGAGCAGGTTCTGTGTAGAGAGAGTCtgactggacgctgttactgggaggttgAATGGAGTGGCTCAGGTCATATAGCAGTGACATATAAGGGAATCAACCGGAAAGAAGGGAGTGACTGTCGATTTGGACGCAATGAAAAGTCCTGGAGTCTTTTCTTTTGTGATAAGATGTACACTTTTTGGCACaataatgagaccaaagacatTCTTGCCCCTTTACCCTCCTCTAAAAAAACaggagtgtatgtggacgtGTCGGCCGgcactctgtccttctacagcgtctctgacaaacacacactcacacacttacacacattcaACAACACATTCACTGAACCCCTCTATGCTGGATTTACAGTTTATCCTAATTCTTCAGTGTCTCTGAGTTAG
- the LOC127158251 gene encoding NLR family CARD domain-containing protein 3 isoform X2 — protein sequence MSSPSSESSCASLKSDQSLINHPLEFNDTVTSDTRKQIYEPVNLLPSFTSNYQTRIKKEGTKALLQTHTLETENLQRVKNQHKTSMKKKFERLLEGIKLQKNETLLNRIYTQLYIIEEESEGVNEEHEVLQMEKTNRTKHSQDTPIYCNDIFKSSPEPGCEEKDQIKTVLTKGIAGIGKTVSVQKFILDWAEGKDNQDVDFMFVLPFRELNLIRDHQYSLHRLLLDFHPELQDLDSKIYEECKVVFIFDGLDESRITLMFSDDQKVCDVTETSSVGVLMSNLMKGELLPSALIWITSRPAAANQIPSKYINRLTEIQGFNESQKEEYFRKRISDQHQASRIISHIRRAKSLHIMCHIPVFCWISSTVLQKLLKEDLSAEIPQTLTEMYIHFLLIQINMRNQKYEERDPEKLLQSNREVIVKLAEVAFKQLMKGNVMFYEEDLIESGIDVTDASVYSGICTEIFKEESVIHQRKVYSFIHLSVQEFLAAFYVFYYHVSSTTEASLDSVHYLCKRAVDKALESENGHLDLFLRFLLGVSLESNQRLLQDLLTHTENSSESIRRTTQYIKEKIKDGHGLSTERSINLFLCLLEVKDQTLSREIQEFVKSDKHSEKKLSPAHCSTIAYMLQMSEEVLDELDLKKYNTSDEGRRRLIPAVINCRKALLAGCNLTAQDCEIVASAIQSSNSVLRELDLSNNDLQDSGVKIFSYGLKSLNCQLEILRLSGCMVTEEGCGYLSSALSSNPSHLRELDLSYNHPGQSGVQLLKHKLEDPNYKLQILNLEHGGHLQVRPGLRKYACDLTLDPNTAHTQLILSKGNKTAKCENDHQPYPDHADRFKPYEQVLCRESLTGRCYWEVEWSGSGHIAVTYKGINRKEGSDCRFGRNEKSWSLFFCDKMYTFWHNNETKDILAPLPSSKKTGVYVDVSAGTLSFYSVSDKHTLTHLHTFNNTFTEPLYAGFTVYPNSSVSLS from the exons ATGAGTTCTCCATCTTCTGAATCAAGCTGTGCATCATTGAAGAGTGATCAATCATTGATTAATCATCCACTTGAATTCAATGATACAGTGACCTCTGACACCAG AAAGCAGATATATGAGCCAGTCAATTTATTGCCGTCCTTTACATCCAACTATCAGACTCGCATTAAAAAGGAAGGAACTAAAGCGCtcctgcagacacacacactggaGACTGAAAACCTACAAAGAGTCAAAAACCAGCACAAAACCAGCATGAAAAAGAAGTTTGAGAGATTACTTGAGGGAATCAAACTCCAAAAGAATGAGACCCTCCTGAACAGGATCTACACACAGCTCTACATCATAGAGGAAGAGagtgaaggagtgaatgaagaacatgaggttttacagatggagaaaacaaacagaacaaaacactcacaagacactccaatctactgcaatgacatctttaaatCCTCACCTGAACCAGGATGTGAGGAGAAAGACCAAATCAAGACTGTTCTTACTAAAGGCATCGCTGGAATCGGAAAAaccgtctctgtgcagaagttcattctggACTGGGCCGAGGGAAAAGACAATCAGGAtgtagatttcatgtttgtgcttccATTTCGAGAGCTGAACTTGATCCGAGATCATCAGTACAGTCTTCACAGACTTCTGCTGGACTTTCATCCTGAACTTCAAGATCTGGACTCAAAGATTTATGAGGAGtgtaaagttgtgttcatctttgatggtctggatgaaagcagaatcacactgatgttttcagatgatcagaaagtttgtgatgtgactgagacttcatcagtgggtgtgttgatgtcaaacctcatgaaaggagagctgcttccctctgctctcatctggatcacctccagaccagcagcagccaatcagatcccctccaaatacatcaaccgtctgacagaaattcagggattcaatgagtctcagaaggaggaatatttcaggaagagaatcagtgaccagcatcaagccagcagaatcatctcacacatcagaagagcaaaaagcctccacatcatgtgccacatccccgtcttctgctggatctcatccACTGTGCTTCAGAAGCTCCTGAAAGAAGATCTGAGTGCAGAAATCCctcaaactctgactgaaatgtacatccacttcctgctgattcagatcaacatgaggaatcagaagtatgaagagagagatccagagaaactcctgcagtccaacagagaagtgattgtgaaacttgctgaagtggctttcaaacagctgatgaagggcaaTGTGATGTTCTATGAGGAGGACCTGATTGAGAGCGGCATAGATGTCACTGACgcctcagtgtattctgggatttgcactgagatcttTAAGGAGGAATCTGTGATTCATCAGAGGAAAGTCTACAGCTTCATCCATCTGAGTGTTCAGGAGTTTCTTGCtgctttttatgtgttttactaCCACGTAAGCAGCACAACAGAAGCATCTTTAGATTCAGTGCATTATTTATGTAAAAGAGCAGTAGATAAAGCCCTTGAGAGTGAGAATGGACATCTGGATCTGTTCCTGCGGTTCCTGCTGGGCGTctcactggagtccaatcagagactcttacaggatctactgacacacacagagaacagcTCAGAGAGCATCAGGAGAACCACACAGTACATTAAAGAGAAGATCAAAGATGGACATGGACTCTCCACTGAaagatccatcaatctgttcctCTGTCTGCTGGAAGTGAAAGATCAGACTCTGTCCAGAGAGATTCAGGAGTTTGTGAAATCAGACAAACACTCAGAGAAGAAACTCTCTCCTGCTCACTGCTCAACAATAGCCTACATGCTTCAGATGTCTGAGGAGGTGCTGGATGAGCTGGACCTCAAGAAATACAACACATCAGATGAGGGGAGAAGAAGACTGATACCAGCTGTGATCAACTGCAGAAAAGCTCT tCTTGCTggctgtaatctcactgctcaggATTGTGAAATAGTGGCATCAGCTATTCAGtcctcaaactctgtcctgagagagctggatctgagtaacaatgacctgcaggattcaggagtgaaaATATTCTCTTATGGACTGAAGAGTCtaaactgtcagctggagatacTGCG gttgtctggctgtatggtgacagaggaaggctgtggttatttgtcttcagctctgagttcaaacccctcacacctgagagagctggatctgagctacaatcacccaggacaaTCAGGAGTCCAGCTGCTCAAACACAAACTGGAGGATCCAAACTATAAACTGCAGATACTCAA TTTGGAACATGGAGGACATTTACAGGTCAGACCAGGACTGAGAAAAT atGCTTgtgatctcacactggatccaaacacagcacacaCTCAACTCATCCTGTCTAAGGGGAACAAAActgcaaaatgtgaaaatgatcaTCAGCCATATCCTGATCATGCAGACAGATTTAAGCCTTATGAGCAGGTTCTGTGTAGAGAGAGTCtgactggacgctgttactgggaggttgAATGGAGTGGCTCAGGTCATATAGCAGTGACATATAAGGGAATCAACCGGAAAGAAGGGAGTGACTGTCGATTTGGACGCAATGAAAAGTCCTGGAGTCTTTTCTTTTGTGATAAGATGTACACTTTTTGGCACaataatgagaccaaagacatTCTTGCCCCTTTACCCTCCTCTAAAAAAACaggagtgtatgtggacgtGTCGGCCGgcactctgtccttctacagcgtctctgacaaacacacactcacacacttacacacattcaACAACACATTCACTGAACCCCTCTATGCTGGATTTACAGTTTATCCTAATTCTTCAGTGTCTCTGAGTTAG